One window of Oncorhynchus masou masou isolate Uvic2021 chromosome 28, UVic_Omas_1.1, whole genome shotgun sequence genomic DNA carries:
- the LOC135518024 gene encoding cytospin-A-like isoform X2: protein MRKTTRPVAGVTKATAAGTKAQTGERVKPEGATMGTAGKNTAKTSATAPLAKAKSSDDLSSATTVGSGASAGISTVAKFKKTSSAHSSTSSTTGKRGTSSVVKEPGSSREGLRERSRTGTASRKLSGPSDALAPPKRVRSRAMTESESRMSKSRSDGQLSNKTLLESRVKDLLGLAKSKDVEILHLRTELRAIRVQLGLPEEDGGSRERGEGEETAEAEPLQEQKKEAPTPLIYTDVESTLLLLQDQNQGIRVELNMLKSENRMLKDRLNAMGFSLEQRLDCSLKAPRGSCLSPELPPASGGRDGGFQRAPFQHGVSPHGSACGSNEDLLDPRRAISPEAADSECSEAYQPITSSDDALDAPSGSASACCSSSESEGGPPSHCERSRSGSSGNTSKVSVACLTERIHQMEENQHCTSEELQATLQELADLQQITQELSTENERLGEERVILVDSLCQQGDRLELYGQQMDYFRGLLDEHRVAYAPVDEEDTKSSRYLELERRYVDLTDGTHFEREQLLGVQQHLSGALKMAEQDNAEAQGLISALKERVHMSERQAEMERRDRAAAATELEVLREAAVGEQVQLARCRAQLEQERQRVADLYSIHNAGDKMDIRHQLESERRDKERAEAESAQLHEELDHTRDEAARLEDGISKLEENFRVFRDEVQKQLAEQKRALAHQCSELEERDTEVSDIKETIFELEDEVEQHRAVKLHDNLVITDLECSVKKLQDQKHDMEREIKMLHRKLREESMEWRQFQADLQTAVVIANDIKSEAQEEIGDLRRRLLDTQEKNEKMSKELEEIKKQDEERGRVYNYMNAVERDLAALRQGMGLSRRSSTSSEPSPTVKTLIKSFDNASTAGLVPTSPTAAVPAVTTAIARTPLSPSPLKTPPAAAISPIQRHTASTPKPPSSMVDKRSSYTDLTMPDHLLRASPGTPSALQRVPNMDSKSLSVSRRCSEELKRDMSASENTASASLITSSLSAASSPTTSVTPSARGRLREERKDTLSALAREYGGSKRNALLKWCQKKTEGYLNIDITNFSSSWNDGLAFCAVLHTYLPAHIPYLELSSQDKKRNFTLAFQAAESVGIKSSLDIGEMVHTERPDWQSVMTYVTAIYKYFET from the exons ATGAGGAAGACGACCAGGCCAGTGGCCGGCGTAACCAAAGCCACGGCAGCAGGCACTAAGGCCCAGACTGGGGAGAGAGTCAAGCCTGAGGGCGCCACCATGGGCACAGCCGGCAAGAATACGGCCAAGACCTCCGCCACCGCACCACTCGCTAAG GCGAAGAGCAGTGATGACTTGTCATCAGCAACAACAGTAGGCAGTGGAGCCTCCGCTGGGATCAGCACTGTTGCTAAGTTCAAGAAGACTAGCTCTGCCCACTCTTCAACCTCTTCCACTACAG GCAAGCGTGGGACCTCCTCTGTGGTGAAGGAGCCCGGTTCATCCCGGGAGGGCCTGCGAGAACGCTCCAGAACTGGCACCGCCAGCAGGAAGCTCTCCGGACCCTCGGACGCCTTGGCACCGCCCAAGAGAGTCCGTAGCCGGGCCATGACTGAGTCCGAGTCCCGAATGAGCAAGTCCAGGTCGGATGGGCAGCTCAGCAATAAGACGCTCCTGGAGAGCAGGGTGAAGGATCTGCTGGGCCTGGCCAAGAGCAAAGATGTGGAGATCCTCCACCTGCGCACCGAGCTGCGGGCCATCCGTGTTCAGCTAGGCCTGcctgaggaggatggggggagcagagagaggggcgagggagaggagactgctgAGGCTGAGCCCCTACAGGAACAGAAGAAAGAAGCCCCTACTCCGCTCATCTATACAGACGTTGAGTCCACCCTGCTCTTGCtgcaggaccagaaccaggggATCCGCGTGGAACTGAACATGCTAAAGAGTGAGAACCGCATGCTGAAGGACCGCCTCAATGCCATGGGTTTCTCCCTGGAGCAGAGGCTGGACTGCTCCCTCAAAGCCCCGCGAGGCTCCTGCCTCAGCCCAGAGCTTCCTCCAGCAAGCGGTGGCAGAGATGGAGGGTTCCAACGGGCCCCTTTTCAACATGGGGTTTCCCCACACGGCTCTGCCTGCGGCTCCAATGAAGACCTTCTGGACCCCCGGCGAGCCATCTCCCCTGAGGCGGCCGACAGCGAGTGCAGCGAAGCCTACCAGCCGATCACCTCCAGCGATGATGCCCTGGATGCCCCCTCTGGTTCTGCCTCTGCCTGCTGCTCCTCCTCTGAGTCAGAGGGCGGGCCACCGAGTCACTGCGAGCGCTCCCGTAGCGGCAGCAGTGGCAACACCAGCAAGGTGTCGGTGGCCTGTCTAACGGAGCGCATTCACCAGATGGAGGAGAACCAGCACTGCACCTCTGAGGAGCTCCAGGCCACACTACAGGAGCTGGCCGACCTGCAGCAGATCACCCAGGAACTAAGCACAGAGAATGAGAGGCTGGGCGAGGAGCGGGTCATTCTGGTAGACTCCTTGTGCCAGCAAGGTGACCGGCTGGAGTTGTACGGCCAGCAGATGGACTACTTCCGGGGCCTGCTGGACGAGCACCGCGTGGCCTATGCCCCGGTCGACGAGGAGGACACTAAGAGCAGCCGCTACCTGGAGCTGGAGCGCCGCTACGTGGACCTGACTGATGGGACCCACTTCGAGAGGGAGCAGCTGCTGGGGGTGCAGCAGCACCTGAGCGGGGCATTGAAAATGGCGGAGCAGGACAACGCAGAAGCCCAGGGCCTGATATCAGCGCTAAAGGAGAGGGTGCACATGTCTGAGCGGCAGGCTGAGATGGAGCGCAGGGATAGGGCAGCGGCGGCCACAGAGCTGGAGGTCCTGAGGGAGGCTGCCGTGGGGGAGCAGGTGCAGTTGGCTCGATGCAGGGCCCAGCTggagcaggagagacagagggtggctgACCTCTACTCCATCCACAATGCCGGGGACAAGATGGACATCCGTCACCAGCTGGAAAGCGAGAGGAGGGACAAGGAGAGGGCAGAGGCGGAGTCTGCTCAGCTGCATGAGGAGCTGGACCACACCCGCGACGAGGCCGCCAGGCTGGAGGACGGTATCAGCAAG CTGGAGGAGAACTTCCGTGTGTTTCGTGATGAGGTGCAGAAGCAGCTAGCAGAGCAGAAGCGGGCCCTGGCCCATCAGTGTTCTGAGCTGGAGGAGAGGGACACTGAGGTCTCAGACATTAAGGAGACCATCTTTGAGCTGGAGGACGAGGTGGAGCAACACAGAGCCGTAAAACTCCACGACAACCTCGTGATCACAGACCTGGAGT GCTCCGTCAAAAAACTGCAGGACCAAAAACATGACATGGAGCGTGAGATCAAGATGCTGCATCGAAAGCTACGG GAGGAGTCTATGGAGTGGCGTCAGTTCCAGGCCGACCTGCAGACGGCGGTGGTCATCGCTAACGACATCAAGTCCGAGGCTCAGGAGGAGATTGGGGATCTGCGGCGCCGCCTTCTGGACACACAGGAGAAGAATGAGAAGATGAGCAAAGAGCTGGAGGAGATCAAGAA gcaggatgaggagaggggcaGGGTGTATAACTACATGAATGCGGTTGAGAGGGACCTCGCTGCCCTGAGGCAGGGCATGGGTCTCAGCCGacgctcctctacctcctctgagCCCTCTCCCACCGTCAAGACCCTTATCAAGAGCTTTGACAACGCCTCCACTGCAGGCCTTGTCCCAACCTCCCCCACAGCAGCCGTGCCAGCAGTTACCACAGCGATTGCCCGTACacccctcagccccagccctctGAAAACCCCACCCGCTGCTGCTATCTCTCCCATACAG AGGCACACTGCGTCGACCCCCAAGCCCCCATCCTCCATGGTGGACAAGAGGTCCAGTTACACAGACCTCACTATGCCAG ATCACCTGCTCCGGGCCTCACCTGGGACCCCCTCTGCCCTCCAGAGGGTCCCCAACATGGACTCCAAGTCCCTCTCAG TGTCCCGAAGGTGCAGTGAGGAGCTGAAGAGGGACATGTCTGCCTCAGAGAACACTGCCTCGGCCTccctcatcacctcctccctttcAGCTGCCTCCTCCCCCACCACTTCAGTCACCCCCTCCGCAAGGGGACGCTTACG ggaggagagaaaagacaCCCTGTCTGCACTGGCCAGGGAGTACGGGGGGTCCAAGAGGAACGCCCTGCTGAAGTGGTGCCAGAAGAAGACTGAAGGATACCTG
- the LOC135518024 gene encoding cytospin-A-like isoform X1, which translates to MRKTTRPVAGVTKATAAGTKAQTGERVKPEGATMGTAGKNTAKTSATAPLAKAKSSDDLSSATTVGSGASAGISTVAKFKKTSSAHSSTSSTTGKRGTSSVVKEPGSSREGLRERSRTGTASRKLSGPSDALAPPKRVRSRAMTESESRMSKSRSDGQLSNKTLLESRVKDLLGLAKSKDVEILHLRTELRAIRVQLGLPEEDGGSRERGEGEETAEAEPLQEQKKEAPTPLIYTDVESTLLLLQDQNQGIRVELNMLKSENRMLKDRLNAMGFSLEQRLDCSLKAPRGSCLSPELPPASGGRDGGFQRAPFQHGVSPHGSACGSNEDLLDPRRAISPEAADSECSEAYQPITSSDDALDAPSGSASACCSSSESEGGPPSHCERSRSGSSGNTSKVSVACLTERIHQMEENQHCTSEELQATLQELADLQQITQELSTENERLGEERVILVDSLCQQGDRLELYGQQMDYFRGLLDEHRVAYAPVDEEDTKSSRYLELERRYVDLTDGTHFEREQLLGVQQHLSGALKMAEQDNAEAQGLISALKERVHMSERQAEMERRDRAAAATELEVLREAAVGEQVQLARCRAQLEQERQRVADLYSIHNAGDKMDIRHQLESERRDKERAEAESAQLHEELDHTRDEAARLEDGISKLEENFRVFRDEVQKQLAEQKRALAHQCSELEERDTEVSDIKETIFELEDEVEQHRAVKLHDNLVITDLECSVKKLQDQKHDMEREIKMLHRKLREESMEWRQFQADLQTAVVIANDIKSEAQEEIGDLRRRLLDTQEKNEKMSKELEEIKKQDEERGRVYNYMNAVERDLAALRQGMGLSRRSSTSSEPSPTVKTLIKSFDNASTAGLVPTSPTAAVPAVTTAIARTPLSPSPLKTPPAAAISPIQRHTASTPKPPSSMVDKRSSYTDLTMPADHLLRASPGTPSALQRVPNMDSKSLSVSRRCSEELKRDMSASENTASASLITSSLSAASSPTTSVTPSARGRLREERKDTLSALAREYGGSKRNALLKWCQKKTEGYLNIDITNFSSSWNDGLAFCAVLHTYLPAHIPYLELSSQDKKRNFTLAFQAAESVGIKSSLDIGEMVHTERPDWQSVMTYVTAIYKYFET; encoded by the exons ATGAGGAAGACGACCAGGCCAGTGGCCGGCGTAACCAAAGCCACGGCAGCAGGCACTAAGGCCCAGACTGGGGAGAGAGTCAAGCCTGAGGGCGCCACCATGGGCACAGCCGGCAAGAATACGGCCAAGACCTCCGCCACCGCACCACTCGCTAAG GCGAAGAGCAGTGATGACTTGTCATCAGCAACAACAGTAGGCAGTGGAGCCTCCGCTGGGATCAGCACTGTTGCTAAGTTCAAGAAGACTAGCTCTGCCCACTCTTCAACCTCTTCCACTACAG GCAAGCGTGGGACCTCCTCTGTGGTGAAGGAGCCCGGTTCATCCCGGGAGGGCCTGCGAGAACGCTCCAGAACTGGCACCGCCAGCAGGAAGCTCTCCGGACCCTCGGACGCCTTGGCACCGCCCAAGAGAGTCCGTAGCCGGGCCATGACTGAGTCCGAGTCCCGAATGAGCAAGTCCAGGTCGGATGGGCAGCTCAGCAATAAGACGCTCCTGGAGAGCAGGGTGAAGGATCTGCTGGGCCTGGCCAAGAGCAAAGATGTGGAGATCCTCCACCTGCGCACCGAGCTGCGGGCCATCCGTGTTCAGCTAGGCCTGcctgaggaggatggggggagcagagagaggggcgagggagaggagactgctgAGGCTGAGCCCCTACAGGAACAGAAGAAAGAAGCCCCTACTCCGCTCATCTATACAGACGTTGAGTCCACCCTGCTCTTGCtgcaggaccagaaccaggggATCCGCGTGGAACTGAACATGCTAAAGAGTGAGAACCGCATGCTGAAGGACCGCCTCAATGCCATGGGTTTCTCCCTGGAGCAGAGGCTGGACTGCTCCCTCAAAGCCCCGCGAGGCTCCTGCCTCAGCCCAGAGCTTCCTCCAGCAAGCGGTGGCAGAGATGGAGGGTTCCAACGGGCCCCTTTTCAACATGGGGTTTCCCCACACGGCTCTGCCTGCGGCTCCAATGAAGACCTTCTGGACCCCCGGCGAGCCATCTCCCCTGAGGCGGCCGACAGCGAGTGCAGCGAAGCCTACCAGCCGATCACCTCCAGCGATGATGCCCTGGATGCCCCCTCTGGTTCTGCCTCTGCCTGCTGCTCCTCCTCTGAGTCAGAGGGCGGGCCACCGAGTCACTGCGAGCGCTCCCGTAGCGGCAGCAGTGGCAACACCAGCAAGGTGTCGGTGGCCTGTCTAACGGAGCGCATTCACCAGATGGAGGAGAACCAGCACTGCACCTCTGAGGAGCTCCAGGCCACACTACAGGAGCTGGCCGACCTGCAGCAGATCACCCAGGAACTAAGCACAGAGAATGAGAGGCTGGGCGAGGAGCGGGTCATTCTGGTAGACTCCTTGTGCCAGCAAGGTGACCGGCTGGAGTTGTACGGCCAGCAGATGGACTACTTCCGGGGCCTGCTGGACGAGCACCGCGTGGCCTATGCCCCGGTCGACGAGGAGGACACTAAGAGCAGCCGCTACCTGGAGCTGGAGCGCCGCTACGTGGACCTGACTGATGGGACCCACTTCGAGAGGGAGCAGCTGCTGGGGGTGCAGCAGCACCTGAGCGGGGCATTGAAAATGGCGGAGCAGGACAACGCAGAAGCCCAGGGCCTGATATCAGCGCTAAAGGAGAGGGTGCACATGTCTGAGCGGCAGGCTGAGATGGAGCGCAGGGATAGGGCAGCGGCGGCCACAGAGCTGGAGGTCCTGAGGGAGGCTGCCGTGGGGGAGCAGGTGCAGTTGGCTCGATGCAGGGCCCAGCTggagcaggagagacagagggtggctgACCTCTACTCCATCCACAATGCCGGGGACAAGATGGACATCCGTCACCAGCTGGAAAGCGAGAGGAGGGACAAGGAGAGGGCAGAGGCGGAGTCTGCTCAGCTGCATGAGGAGCTGGACCACACCCGCGACGAGGCCGCCAGGCTGGAGGACGGTATCAGCAAG CTGGAGGAGAACTTCCGTGTGTTTCGTGATGAGGTGCAGAAGCAGCTAGCAGAGCAGAAGCGGGCCCTGGCCCATCAGTGTTCTGAGCTGGAGGAGAGGGACACTGAGGTCTCAGACATTAAGGAGACCATCTTTGAGCTGGAGGACGAGGTGGAGCAACACAGAGCCGTAAAACTCCACGACAACCTCGTGATCACAGACCTGGAGT GCTCCGTCAAAAAACTGCAGGACCAAAAACATGACATGGAGCGTGAGATCAAGATGCTGCATCGAAAGCTACGG GAGGAGTCTATGGAGTGGCGTCAGTTCCAGGCCGACCTGCAGACGGCGGTGGTCATCGCTAACGACATCAAGTCCGAGGCTCAGGAGGAGATTGGGGATCTGCGGCGCCGCCTTCTGGACACACAGGAGAAGAATGAGAAGATGAGCAAAGAGCTGGAGGAGATCAAGAA gcaggatgaggagaggggcaGGGTGTATAACTACATGAATGCGGTTGAGAGGGACCTCGCTGCCCTGAGGCAGGGCATGGGTCTCAGCCGacgctcctctacctcctctgagCCCTCTCCCACCGTCAAGACCCTTATCAAGAGCTTTGACAACGCCTCCACTGCAGGCCTTGTCCCAACCTCCCCCACAGCAGCCGTGCCAGCAGTTACCACAGCGATTGCCCGTACacccctcagccccagccctctGAAAACCCCACCCGCTGCTGCTATCTCTCCCATACAG AGGCACACTGCGTCGACCCCCAAGCCCCCATCCTCCATGGTGGACAAGAGGTCCAGTTACACAGACCTCACTATGCCAG CAGATCACCTGCTCCGGGCCTCACCTGGGACCCCCTCTGCCCTCCAGAGGGTCCCCAACATGGACTCCAAGTCCCTCTCAG TGTCCCGAAGGTGCAGTGAGGAGCTGAAGAGGGACATGTCTGCCTCAGAGAACACTGCCTCGGCCTccctcatcacctcctccctttcAGCTGCCTCCTCCCCCACCACTTCAGTCACCCCCTCCGCAAGGGGACGCTTACG ggaggagagaaaagacaCCCTGTCTGCACTGGCCAGGGAGTACGGGGGGTCCAAGAGGAACGCCCTGCTGAAGTGGTGCCAGAAGAAGACTGAAGGATACCTG